From Anopheles darlingi chromosome 2, idAnoDarlMG_H_01, whole genome shotgun sequence, the proteins below share one genomic window:
- the LOC125950487 gene encoding THO complex subunit 2 isoform X2: MFNADIWKTWERSGKAEFLKQCKVLLKDDQQSPLFAKNDRKNGFSRAVYELISRGIHGQLKKESVLLMIGELVSLHNDVPSILMDIYGIFDAETATIAASGDAPTSDERAIFCYIVKETDRYVSEKLLKERLEIDTLQDVGTTKNRSFYTRFIKVKTKLYYKQRRFNLFREESEGYAKLITELNQEFSLGTITVQDILEIIKSLIGCFNLDPNRVLDIIIESFEARPEQDRIFIPLLQAYINDGNIICEVLGYKYRYFADVQTPASLFKVTALLLQHGVIKLEDIYAWLNPPDKSIIADWEAEMAQAKEYVRKLNVILTNKDKEQEQEPELEMAPEKKYGLNQKWGLCEALLLIGDWTTAQQLIRKLPDQSVVVHEPIARALCRLLHIIIEPVYRLKCALPANIKGRSVTAAYGTLSKLAPPPVTSLTKLRVHAFPMFITLGPSLHFDPVLVYKLLRLMRVILTDMNVDPLKPPVLSSTGTTTEHEQLYYDILSLLDSSALPTLAYMDCNSCVAEEIWSIVKLYPYQYRYGLYARWKNETYQLQPRLIQRRGAAQKQIKALMKRVSKENSKQSGRSIGKLSHCSPGFLFEYILLQIQIYDNLITPVVDSLKYLTSLSYDVLGYCLIEALEQVDRNPMQNDGTSISLWLQSLANFSGAIYKKYNIELSGLLQYVANQLKAHKSLDLLILKEVVQKMAGIEAAEEMTIEQLQAMCGGELLRGEAGYFSQVRNTKKSSQRLKDALASNDLAVALCLLIAQQKHCVIYRETAQSHLKLVGKLYDQCQDTLVQFGTFLGSTYSVEEYVERLPTIHNMLQRYHIHSDVAFFLARPMFSHAINQKYDQLRKADTNAKKLSTAQKMAKYLEATAHVMGPVIESVRPLHPLKVWEDISPQFLVSFWSLSMYDLQVPVESYQREINKLKQLSAAVMESKEQNASKNKKEQERYIALMDKLQDERKKQQEHVDKIMHRLTNEKDCWFLSRSAKSAKNETITQFLQLCLFPRCTFTALDAIYCAKFVHTIHNLKTANFSTLLCYDRIFCDITYSVTSCTENEATRYGRFLCAMLETVMRWHSEEATFNKECANYPGFVTKFRVSNQYSEAIDHVNYENYRHVCHKWHYKITKAMVFCLDSKDYMQIRNSLIILMRILPHFPVLAKLSQIIEKKVEKVREDEKNQRQDLFVLASSYIGQLKAKSGQMMLESDFHLVPEKTASKPAVTVPAAQGTTTASDQQQQQQQQQQQQQNQQESSTKVSLNGGDVKSGQGSRQAQVGSGSGTMGNGTISGGSTGGNSNSSTTTTTGSSGSSTSNGNLNSDNHRGSGGDGQQKKDQPTYSSSRDAIISGTNSVGGTVSVSKSSKELKREERAREKEREREEAAAATAALLSEKKREKRRDKRDHYEHERESRASEREQPIQRDRSERDLSSVSNSSNEQQPPHNSSSSRRSQDPPEHDREMKRRKLEGSKSKHDDGAGGQQLVAESKKDRSSKTKEKRDKTDEEKELRKERKLGRKRDRTEEALLLDKRLRREEEKASKLASVYQNGDNDGDLQPISVSSSSHREKHHHHHLKEKSPSYGSSSGSGSVLRDHRERSHDRGLESGSRGEKQYFTKTSRTRSGY, from the exons ATGTTCAACGCCGATATATGGAAGACGTGGGAACGCAGCGGAAAGGCGGAATT CTTGAAACAATGCAAAGTGCTCCTGAAGGACGATCAGCAGAGCCCGCTGTTTGCGAAAAACGATCGGAAGAACGGATTCTCTCGGGCAGTCTACGAACTGATCTCCCGTGGGATCCATGGCCAGCTGAAGAAGGAAAGCGTACTGCTGATGATCGGCGAGTTGGTG AGCCTTCACAATGATGTTCCATCGATTCTTATGGACATCTACGGCATATTCGATGCGGAAACGGCAACGATCGCAGCCAGCGGTGATGCACCGACGAGCGATGAGCGTGCCATTTTCTGTTACATCGTCAAGGAAACGGATCGCTACGTGTCGGAGAAGCTGCTGAAGGAGCGGCTGGAGATCGACACCCTACAGGATGTCGGCACGACCAAGAATCGGAGCTTCTACACACGCTTCATTAAAGTGAAGACGAAGCTCTA CTATAAGCAGCGCCGGTTCAATCTGTTCCGTGAGGAGAGCGAAGGATACGCTAAGCTTATCACCGAGCTGAATCAGGAGTTTAGCCTCGGTACGATCACGGTGCAGGACATACTAGAGATAATCAAATCGTTGATCGGCTGTTTCAACCTCGATCCGAACCGCGTGCtggacatcatcatcgagtcGTTCGAAGCACGGCCAGAGCAGGATCGTATCTTCATTCCACTGCTGCAGGCGTACATCAACGATGGTAACATCATCTGTGAGGTGCTCGGCTACAAGTATCGCTACTTTGCCGACGTGCAAACGCCCGCATCGCTGTTCAAGGTGACGGCCCTGCTCTTGCAGCATGGTGTCATCAAGCTGGAAGACATTTACGCCTGG CTCAATCCACCGGACAAATCGATCATTGCGGACTGGGAAGCGGAAATGGCGCAGGCGAAAGAGTACGTCCGCAAGCTGAACGTGATACTCACGAACAAGGacaaggagcaggagcaggaaccgGAACTGGAGATGGCACCGGAGAAGAAGTACGGTCTTAATCAGAAGTGGGGCCTGTGCGaagcgttgctgctgataggCGACTGGACTACGGCGCAGCAGCTGATCCGTAAACTGCCAGATCAATCGGTGGTCGTGCACGAACCGATCGCACGGGCCCTCTGCCGATTgttgcacatcatcatcgagcccGTCTATCGCCTCAAATGTGCACTGCCAGCGAATATCAAGGGACGCTCGGTGACCGCGGCCTACGGTACACTGAGCAagctagcaccaccacccgttaCCTCGCTGACCAAGCTACGAGTGCACGCCTTTCCCATGTTTATCACACTCGGACCATCGCTACATTTCGATCCGGTGCTGGTGTACAAACTGTTGCGCCTGATGCGCGTCATTCTGACCGACATGAATGTCGATCCGTTGAAACCGCCCGTACTGTCGAGCACGGGAACGACGACGGAGCATGAGCAGCTGTACTATGACATCCTATCGTTGCTCGATTCATCAGCCCTACCGACCCTGGCCTATATGGACTGTAATTCCTGTGTGGCGGAAGAGATTTGGTCGATCGTTAAGCTGTATCCGTACCAGTACCGGTATGGGTTGTACGCTCGCTGGAAAAACGAAACGTATCAGCTGCAACCGAGACTGATCCAGAGAAGGGGTGCAGCGCAGAAGCAAATCAAAGCCCTCATGAAGCGTGTCAGCAAGGAGAACAGCAAGCAGAGTGGCCGATCCATCGGCAAACTCAGTCACTGTTCACCGGGTTTCCTCTTTGAATAT ATTCTGTTGCAAATTCAAATCTACGACAATCTTATCACACCTGTGGTGGATTCGCTCAAGTATCTGACCTCCCTCTCGTACGACGTGCTCGGGTACTGCCTGATCGAGGCGCTCGAGCAGGTCGATCGGAACCCGATGCAGAACGATGGTACTAGCATCTCGCTGTGGTTGCAAAGTTTGGCCAACTTTAGTGGCGCGATCTACAAGAAGTACAACATCGAACTGAGCGGTCTGTTACAGTATGTGGCGAACCAGCTGAAGGCGCACAAGAGTCTTGATCTGTTGATTCTCAAAGAGGTGGTACAGAAGATGGCCGGTATCGAGGCGGCTGAAGAAATGacgatcgagcagctgcaggCAATGTGCGGCGGAGAACTGCTGCGCGGTGAGGCCGGCTACTTTAGCCAGGTGCGGAATACGAAAAAGTCCTCCCAGCGGCTGAAGGATGCACTGGCGAGCAACGATCTGGCGGTAGCGCTCTGTCTGCTGATTGCCCAGCAGAAGCATTGCGTTATCTATCGCGAGACGGCCCAGAGCCACCTGAAGCTGGTGGGGAAGTTGTACGATCAGTGTCAGGATACGCTGGTACAGTTCGGTACGTTCCTAGGGTCGACCTACTCGGTCGAGGAGTACGTCGAGCGATTACCTACGATACACAATATGCTGCAGCGCTACCACATCCACTCGGATGTAGCCTTCTTCCTCGCCCGTCCCATGTTCTCGCACGCCATCAAT CAAAAGTACGATCAGTTGAGGAAAGCGGACACGAACGCGAAGAAGCTCTCGACGGCACAGAAGATGGCCAAGTACCTGGAGGCAACGGCGCACGTTATGGGACCGGTGATTGAGTCGGTGCGCCCGCTACATCCGCTGAAAGTTTGGGAAGACATCAGTCCCCAGTTTCTCGTTAGCTTCTGGTCACTGTCGATGTACGATCTGCAGGTACCGGTCGAGAGCTATCAGCGCGAAATCAACAAGCTGAAGCAACTGTCAGCGGCCGTCATGGAATCGAAGGAACAGAATGCATCCAAGAACAAAAAGGAACAGGAACGGTATATTGCACTCATGGACAAGCTACAGGACGAACGCAAGAAGCAACAGGAGCACGTGGACAAGATTATGCACCGGTTAACGAACGAGAAGGATTGTTGGTTCCTATCGCGGTCAGCTAAATCGGCCAAGAACGAAACCATTACCCAGTTCCTGCAACTCTGTCTATTTCCACGCTGCACGTTTACCGCGCTCGATGCGATCTATTGTGCCAAGTTTGTGCACACGATACACAACCTAAAAACGGCCAACTTTTCTACATTGTTGTGCTACGATCGG ATCTTCTGCGATATTACGTACTCGGTGACGTCGTGCACAGAGAACGAAGCCACGCGGTATGGGCGGTTTCTGTGTGCGATGCTCGAGACGGTCATGCGCTGGCACTCGGAGGAGGCCACCTTTAACAAGGAGTGCGCCAACTATCCCGGTTTCGTGACCAAGTTCCGCGTTAGCAACCAATACTCGGAGGCGATCGATCATGTGAACTACGAGAACTATCGACACGTGTGCCACAAGTGGCACTACAAGATCACCAAGGCGATGGTGTTCTGTCTTGACTCGAAAGATTACATGCAGATCCGCAATTCGCTCATCATTCTGATGCGCATCCTGCCGCACTTCCCGGTGCTAGCGAAACTGTCGCAGATTATTGAGAAAAAGGTAGAAAAGGTTCGAGAGGATGAGAAGAATCAACGACAGGATTTGTTCGTGCTCGCTTCGAGCTACATCGGTCAGCTGAAGGCGAAGTCAGGCCAGATGATGCTCGAATCAGACTTCCACCTGGTACCGGAGAAGACGGCATCCAAACCGGCGGTCACAGTTCCAGCCGCGCAAGGTACGACAACAGCGagtgaccagcagcaacaacagcaacaacagcaacagcagcaacagaatcaGCAGGAATCGAGCACGAAAGTGTCACTGAACGGTGGTGATGTGAAGA GTGGCCAAGGGTCGCGCCAAGCCCAGGTTGGCTCAGGTTCAGGAACGATGGGAAACGGTACAATCTCTGGTggcagcaccggtggcaaTTCCaactcatccaccaccaccactacgggTAGCAGTGGTTCTTCAACCTCAAACGGAAACCTCAACAGCGATAATCATCGTGGATCGGGCGGTGATggacagcagaagaaggaccAGCCAACCTACTCGAGCTCACGCGATGCTATCATCTCGGGCACTAACAGTGTCGGTGGTACCGTGTCTGTTTCGAAATCATCGAAGGAACTAAAACGAGAAGAGCGTGCCCGAGAgaaggaacgggaacgggaggaAGCAGCGGCCGCGACAGCCGCCCTCCTGTCCGAAAAGAAGCGCGAGAAGCGTCGTGATAAGCGAG ATCACTATGAACACGAGCGCGAATCGCGAGCCAGCGAACGGGAGCAGCCAATACAGCGAGACCGGAGCGAGCGGGATCTCAGTTCAGTGTCGAACtcgagcaacgagcagcaaccgccacacaatagcagcagcagtcgccgtAGTCAGGACCCACCGGAACATGATAGAG AAATGAAACGCCGTAAATTGGAAGGTTCGAAG AGCAaacacgatgatggtgctggcggtCAGCAGCTGGTGGCGGAATCGAAGAAGGATcgtagcagcaaaacaaaggaGAAGCGTGACAAGACTGACGAGGAAAAGGAGCTCCGTAAGGAGCGTAAATTGGGCCGCAAGCGG GATCGCACCGAGGAAGCGCTACTGCTCGACAAGCGGTTACgacgggaggaggagaaggccaGTAAACTGGCCTCGGTGTATCAGAATggcgacaacgatggcgaTCTGCAGCCGATCTCCGTTTCTTCCTCGTCTCACCGCgagaagcaccaccatcaccacctgaAGGAAAAATCACCCTCTtacgggagcagcagcggtagcggcAGTGTCCTGCGTGATCACCGTGAACGATCACACGATCGTGGGCTCGAGAGCGGTAGCCGGGGCGAGAAACAGTACTTTACGAAAACGTCCAGAACGCGATCCGGTTACTAG
- the LOC125950525 gene encoding G-protein coupled receptor 143-like, translating into MADPTIQTFCCHNRIRSPPAIKLMAEFDTDGYIMVCLISSVFGIAGAIYQIWIRHEDGPSHHAVRRRRGGELTLSSQNLGRQIIVWLAVADLCASFGVFLRAALWKYINDVLPPDSDVDDTTNVIFCAVSSAWIQYFYMCTWLWTLCYAINVRRQLSGARYALRTYHYYVWSIAAVLTGIGLTVLYVPDADCHNVHDMATAYMRILPNYVMTYGPMIAVMIVNPVLYCQASREVDRQLVARFSQMSNTERDLMAKFKLKFSLINLVFYICWLPNLVNGIVLWTMWYSLPYTMVITVWYIMAIMNPLQAFLNTLVYQKWNCRWRLWRHGSTDTSADTRRRNRSSLVFTEGTPLLQPKAGSPFASSLQLHQPSVDLIPTPTRSINSCSLV; encoded by the exons ATGGCGGACCCAACGATACAGACTTTCTGCTGCCACAACCGGATACGGTCACCACCGGCCATCAAGCTGATGGCCGAGTTCGATACCGACGGATACATCATGGTGTGCCTGATATCGTCGGTCTTCGGCATCGCCGGTGCCATCTATCAG ATTTGGATCCGCCATGAAGACGGTCCTTCTCATCACGCGGTACGACGAAGGCGCGGCGGAGAGCTAACATTGTCCAGCCAAAATCTTGGCCGGCAGATCATCGTATGGCTCGCGGTTGCGGATCTGTGTGCCTCGTTCGGTGTGTTCCTGAGGGCGGCACTGTGGAAGTACATCAACGATGTACTACCACCGGATAGCGATGTGGATGATACCACGAACGTCATCTTCTGTGCCGTCTCGTCCGCCTGGATACAGTACTTCTACATGTGCACCTGGTTGTGGACCCTATGCTACGCCATCAACGTGCGCCGGCAGCTGAGCGGAGCGAGGTACGCCCTGCGTACTTATCACTACTACGTTTGGAGCATAGCAGCCGTACTGACCGGTATCGGACTCACCGTGCTCTACGTACCGGATGCAGA CTGCCACAATGTGCATGATATGGCCACGGCCTACATGCGAATCCTGCCCAACTACGTGATGACGTACGGGCCGATGATCGCGGTCATGATCGTCAATCCGGTACTGTATTGTCAGGCATCGCGCGAAGTCGACCGGCAACTGGTGGCCCGCTTCAGCCAGATGTCGAACACGGAGCGTGATCTGATGGCCAAGTTTAAGCTCAAGTTTTCGCTCATCAACCTCGTGTTCTACATCTGCTGGTTACCGAATCTGGTGAACGGGATCGTCCTTTGGACGATGTGGTACAGCTTACCGTATACGATGGTCATCACCGTTTGGTACATCATG GCCATAATGAATCCACTGCAGGCGTTCCTTAATACGCTCGTGTACCAGAAGTGGAACTGTCGCTGGAGACTTTGGCGTCACGGGAGCACGGATACGAGTGCTGATACTAGG CGTCGGAATCGTAGTTCGCTGGTATTCACCGAGGGTACGCCATTGCTTCAACCGAAGGCAGGATCTCCGTTTGCGTCTTCACTCCAGCTACATCAACCGTCAGTCGACCTGATACCGACACCGACGCGAAGCATCAACTCTTGCTCACTAGTCTGA
- the LOC125950487 gene encoding THO complex subunit 2 isoform X1, with amino-acid sequence MFNADIWKTWERSGKAEFLKQCKVLLKDDQQSPLFAKNDRKNGFSRAVYELISRGIHGQLKKESVLLMIGELVSLHNDVPSILMDIYGIFDAETATIAASGDAPTSDERAIFCYIVKETDRYVSEKLLKERLEIDTLQDVGTTKNRSFYTRFIKVKTKLYYKQRRFNLFREESEGYAKLITELNQEFSLGTITVQDILEIIKSLIGCFNLDPNRVLDIIIESFEARPEQDRIFIPLLQAYINDGNIICEVLGYKYRYFADVQTPASLFKVTALLLQHGVIKLEDIYAWLNPPDKSIIADWEAEMAQAKEYVRKLNVILTNKDKEQEQEPELEMAPEKKYGLNQKWGLCEALLLIGDWTTAQQLIRKLPDQSVVVHEPIARALCRLLHIIIEPVYRLKCALPANIKGRSVTAAYGTLSKLAPPPVTSLTKLRVHAFPMFITLGPSLHFDPVLVYKLLRLMRVILTDMNVDPLKPPVLSSTGTTTEHEQLYYDILSLLDSSALPTLAYMDCNSCVAEEIWSIVKLYPYQYRYGLYARWKNETYQLQPRLIQRRGAAQKQIKALMKRVSKENSKQSGRSIGKLSHCSPGFLFEYILLQIQIYDNLITPVVDSLKYLTSLSYDVLGYCLIEALEQVDRNPMQNDGTSISLWLQSLANFSGAIYKKYNIELSGLLQYVANQLKAHKSLDLLILKEVVQKMAGIEAAEEMTIEQLQAMCGGELLRGEAGYFSQVRNTKKSSQRLKDALASNDLAVALCLLIAQQKHCVIYRETAQSHLKLVGKLYDQCQDTLVQFGTFLGSTYSVEEYVERLPTIHNMLQRYHIHSDVAFFLARPMFSHAINQKYDQLRKADTNAKKLSTAQKMAKYLEATAHVMGPVIESVRPLHPLKVWEDISPQFLVSFWSLSMYDLQVPVESYQREINKLKQLSAAVMESKEQNASKNKKEQERYIALMDKLQDERKKQQEHVDKIMHRLTNEKDCWFLSRSAKSAKNETITQFLQLCLFPRCTFTALDAIYCAKFVHTIHNLKTANFSTLLCYDRIFCDITYSVTSCTENEATRYGRFLCAMLETVMRWHSEEATFNKECANYPGFVTKFRVSNQYSEAIDHVNYENYRHVCHKWHYKITKAMVFCLDSKDYMQIRNSLIILMRILPHFPVLAKLSQIIEKKVEKVREDEKNQRQDLFVLASSYIGQLKAKSGQMMLESDFHLVPEKTASKPAVTVPAAQGTTTASDQQQQQQQQQQQQQNQQESSTKVSLNGGDVKSGQGSRQAQVGSGSGTMGNGTISGGSTGGNSNSSTTTTTGSSGSSTSNGNLNSDNHRGSGGDGQQKKDQPTYSSSRDAIISGTNSVGGTVSVSKSSKELKREERAREKEREREEAAAATAALLSEKKREKRRDKRDHYEHERESRASEREQPIQRDRSERDLSSVSNSSNEQQPPHNSSSSRRSQDPPEHDREMKRRKLEGSKSKHDDGAGGQQLVAESKKDRSSKTKEKRDKTDEEKELRKERKLGRKRQDRTEEALLLDKRLRREEEKASKLASVYQNGDNDGDLQPISVSSSSHREKHHHHHLKEKSPSYGSSSGSGSVLRDHRERSHDRGLESGSRGEKQYFTKTSRTRSGY; translated from the exons ATGTTCAACGCCGATATATGGAAGACGTGGGAACGCAGCGGAAAGGCGGAATT CTTGAAACAATGCAAAGTGCTCCTGAAGGACGATCAGCAGAGCCCGCTGTTTGCGAAAAACGATCGGAAGAACGGATTCTCTCGGGCAGTCTACGAACTGATCTCCCGTGGGATCCATGGCCAGCTGAAGAAGGAAAGCGTACTGCTGATGATCGGCGAGTTGGTG AGCCTTCACAATGATGTTCCATCGATTCTTATGGACATCTACGGCATATTCGATGCGGAAACGGCAACGATCGCAGCCAGCGGTGATGCACCGACGAGCGATGAGCGTGCCATTTTCTGTTACATCGTCAAGGAAACGGATCGCTACGTGTCGGAGAAGCTGCTGAAGGAGCGGCTGGAGATCGACACCCTACAGGATGTCGGCACGACCAAGAATCGGAGCTTCTACACACGCTTCATTAAAGTGAAGACGAAGCTCTA CTATAAGCAGCGCCGGTTCAATCTGTTCCGTGAGGAGAGCGAAGGATACGCTAAGCTTATCACCGAGCTGAATCAGGAGTTTAGCCTCGGTACGATCACGGTGCAGGACATACTAGAGATAATCAAATCGTTGATCGGCTGTTTCAACCTCGATCCGAACCGCGTGCtggacatcatcatcgagtcGTTCGAAGCACGGCCAGAGCAGGATCGTATCTTCATTCCACTGCTGCAGGCGTACATCAACGATGGTAACATCATCTGTGAGGTGCTCGGCTACAAGTATCGCTACTTTGCCGACGTGCAAACGCCCGCATCGCTGTTCAAGGTGACGGCCCTGCTCTTGCAGCATGGTGTCATCAAGCTGGAAGACATTTACGCCTGG CTCAATCCACCGGACAAATCGATCATTGCGGACTGGGAAGCGGAAATGGCGCAGGCGAAAGAGTACGTCCGCAAGCTGAACGTGATACTCACGAACAAGGacaaggagcaggagcaggaaccgGAACTGGAGATGGCACCGGAGAAGAAGTACGGTCTTAATCAGAAGTGGGGCCTGTGCGaagcgttgctgctgataggCGACTGGACTACGGCGCAGCAGCTGATCCGTAAACTGCCAGATCAATCGGTGGTCGTGCACGAACCGATCGCACGGGCCCTCTGCCGATTgttgcacatcatcatcgagcccGTCTATCGCCTCAAATGTGCACTGCCAGCGAATATCAAGGGACGCTCGGTGACCGCGGCCTACGGTACACTGAGCAagctagcaccaccacccgttaCCTCGCTGACCAAGCTACGAGTGCACGCCTTTCCCATGTTTATCACACTCGGACCATCGCTACATTTCGATCCGGTGCTGGTGTACAAACTGTTGCGCCTGATGCGCGTCATTCTGACCGACATGAATGTCGATCCGTTGAAACCGCCCGTACTGTCGAGCACGGGAACGACGACGGAGCATGAGCAGCTGTACTATGACATCCTATCGTTGCTCGATTCATCAGCCCTACCGACCCTGGCCTATATGGACTGTAATTCCTGTGTGGCGGAAGAGATTTGGTCGATCGTTAAGCTGTATCCGTACCAGTACCGGTATGGGTTGTACGCTCGCTGGAAAAACGAAACGTATCAGCTGCAACCGAGACTGATCCAGAGAAGGGGTGCAGCGCAGAAGCAAATCAAAGCCCTCATGAAGCGTGTCAGCAAGGAGAACAGCAAGCAGAGTGGCCGATCCATCGGCAAACTCAGTCACTGTTCACCGGGTTTCCTCTTTGAATAT ATTCTGTTGCAAATTCAAATCTACGACAATCTTATCACACCTGTGGTGGATTCGCTCAAGTATCTGACCTCCCTCTCGTACGACGTGCTCGGGTACTGCCTGATCGAGGCGCTCGAGCAGGTCGATCGGAACCCGATGCAGAACGATGGTACTAGCATCTCGCTGTGGTTGCAAAGTTTGGCCAACTTTAGTGGCGCGATCTACAAGAAGTACAACATCGAACTGAGCGGTCTGTTACAGTATGTGGCGAACCAGCTGAAGGCGCACAAGAGTCTTGATCTGTTGATTCTCAAAGAGGTGGTACAGAAGATGGCCGGTATCGAGGCGGCTGAAGAAATGacgatcgagcagctgcaggCAATGTGCGGCGGAGAACTGCTGCGCGGTGAGGCCGGCTACTTTAGCCAGGTGCGGAATACGAAAAAGTCCTCCCAGCGGCTGAAGGATGCACTGGCGAGCAACGATCTGGCGGTAGCGCTCTGTCTGCTGATTGCCCAGCAGAAGCATTGCGTTATCTATCGCGAGACGGCCCAGAGCCACCTGAAGCTGGTGGGGAAGTTGTACGATCAGTGTCAGGATACGCTGGTACAGTTCGGTACGTTCCTAGGGTCGACCTACTCGGTCGAGGAGTACGTCGAGCGATTACCTACGATACACAATATGCTGCAGCGCTACCACATCCACTCGGATGTAGCCTTCTTCCTCGCCCGTCCCATGTTCTCGCACGCCATCAAT CAAAAGTACGATCAGTTGAGGAAAGCGGACACGAACGCGAAGAAGCTCTCGACGGCACAGAAGATGGCCAAGTACCTGGAGGCAACGGCGCACGTTATGGGACCGGTGATTGAGTCGGTGCGCCCGCTACATCCGCTGAAAGTTTGGGAAGACATCAGTCCCCAGTTTCTCGTTAGCTTCTGGTCACTGTCGATGTACGATCTGCAGGTACCGGTCGAGAGCTATCAGCGCGAAATCAACAAGCTGAAGCAACTGTCAGCGGCCGTCATGGAATCGAAGGAACAGAATGCATCCAAGAACAAAAAGGAACAGGAACGGTATATTGCACTCATGGACAAGCTACAGGACGAACGCAAGAAGCAACAGGAGCACGTGGACAAGATTATGCACCGGTTAACGAACGAGAAGGATTGTTGGTTCCTATCGCGGTCAGCTAAATCGGCCAAGAACGAAACCATTACCCAGTTCCTGCAACTCTGTCTATTTCCACGCTGCACGTTTACCGCGCTCGATGCGATCTATTGTGCCAAGTTTGTGCACACGATACACAACCTAAAAACGGCCAACTTTTCTACATTGTTGTGCTACGATCGG ATCTTCTGCGATATTACGTACTCGGTGACGTCGTGCACAGAGAACGAAGCCACGCGGTATGGGCGGTTTCTGTGTGCGATGCTCGAGACGGTCATGCGCTGGCACTCGGAGGAGGCCACCTTTAACAAGGAGTGCGCCAACTATCCCGGTTTCGTGACCAAGTTCCGCGTTAGCAACCAATACTCGGAGGCGATCGATCATGTGAACTACGAGAACTATCGACACGTGTGCCACAAGTGGCACTACAAGATCACCAAGGCGATGGTGTTCTGTCTTGACTCGAAAGATTACATGCAGATCCGCAATTCGCTCATCATTCTGATGCGCATCCTGCCGCACTTCCCGGTGCTAGCGAAACTGTCGCAGATTATTGAGAAAAAGGTAGAAAAGGTTCGAGAGGATGAGAAGAATCAACGACAGGATTTGTTCGTGCTCGCTTCGAGCTACATCGGTCAGCTGAAGGCGAAGTCAGGCCAGATGATGCTCGAATCAGACTTCCACCTGGTACCGGAGAAGACGGCATCCAAACCGGCGGTCACAGTTCCAGCCGCGCAAGGTACGACAACAGCGagtgaccagcagcaacaacagcaacaacagcaacagcagcaacagaatcaGCAGGAATCGAGCACGAAAGTGTCACTGAACGGTGGTGATGTGAAGA GTGGCCAAGGGTCGCGCCAAGCCCAGGTTGGCTCAGGTTCAGGAACGATGGGAAACGGTACAATCTCTGGTggcagcaccggtggcaaTTCCaactcatccaccaccaccactacgggTAGCAGTGGTTCTTCAACCTCAAACGGAAACCTCAACAGCGATAATCATCGTGGATCGGGCGGTGATggacagcagaagaaggaccAGCCAACCTACTCGAGCTCACGCGATGCTATCATCTCGGGCACTAACAGTGTCGGTGGTACCGTGTCTGTTTCGAAATCATCGAAGGAACTAAAACGAGAAGAGCGTGCCCGAGAgaaggaacgggaacgggaggaAGCAGCGGCCGCGACAGCCGCCCTCCTGTCCGAAAAGAAGCGCGAGAAGCGTCGTGATAAGCGAG ATCACTATGAACACGAGCGCGAATCGCGAGCCAGCGAACGGGAGCAGCCAATACAGCGAGACCGGAGCGAGCGGGATCTCAGTTCAGTGTCGAACtcgagcaacgagcagcaaccgccacacaatagcagcagcagtcgccgtAGTCAGGACCCACCGGAACATGATAGAG AAATGAAACGCCGTAAATTGGAAGGTTCGAAG AGCAaacacgatgatggtgctggcggtCAGCAGCTGGTGGCGGAATCGAAGAAGGATcgtagcagcaaaacaaaggaGAAGCGTGACAAGACTGACGAGGAAAAGGAGCTCCGTAAGGAGCGTAAATTGGGCCGCAAGCGG CAGGATCGCACCGAGGAAGCGCTACTGCTCGACAAGCGGTTACgacgggaggaggagaaggccaGTAAACTGGCCTCGGTGTATCAGAATggcgacaacgatggcgaTCTGCAGCCGATCTCCGTTTCTTCCTCGTCTCACCGCgagaagcaccaccatcaccacctgaAGGAAAAATCACCCTCTtacgggagcagcagcggtagcggcAGTGTCCTGCGTGATCACCGTGAACGATCACACGATCGTGGGCTCGAGAGCGGTAGCCGGGGCGAGAAACAGTACTTTACGAAAACGTCCAGAACGCGATCCGGTTACTAG